The following nucleotide sequence is from candidate division WOR-3 bacterium.
AGGCGTGACCGTGAAATTCCAGGACGCATGGGGCGGAGACCGGGCACATTCCTACATGCCTGAAAAATGGGACAGTATTGAAGAAAATCCGGAATGCAAAAGTTTGCGGCATTACGTCGAAGGCTCATTTCCGGGCATCCTTTGCGCTCCTTCATCGAGCGACCTTAAAGAATTCTCATACGCCTCGGAATATTTCAGGTGGGAGAAGAAAATAGGCAAAGAAGAGGTTTCGGAAAATCTCGCTCTGGCCGGGCATTCTATAGGAAGAGTGATTTCGGCTGTACCGCTCGAAGTGACTCCCTCATTCAGGGTAATTAAAGTAAAATTCAAGGGCGAACGCGGAGAGTGCTTTGTTTCCGGTGAACTGAATGTGCGCAAAATCTTCTCGCACTCGACTCTTCCGTCGGCCTCATTTTATTTGACTGACGAAGGAGACAATTGGATTTGCCGCGGCGCGGGGTGGGGTCACGGTGTAGGAATGTGCCAGATAGGAGCCATGAACCTGGCCGCGAAGGGATTCGATCATAAATTTATTTTGAGGCATTATTTTCCGGGATGCAGAATCCTGAAAATCTACGAAAGCGTTGATCTGAGCAGATTCAGTTGGGCAGAAAAAAGACCCTGCTATGAGATGGCAAATTGCTACGAACTGCACAGATGTCCGCACGGAGATAAAGGAGACGGCCCGGAAAACTGCCGGGGGAACCCTTCGGAGTTGAAAAAGGAGAGTTGAAACAATGAAAAAAATCGCAATTATTGTTTTTTCAGTTTTTCTTGTCAATTGTGCGACATGCCTTTTATTTGCCGGCACTGATGAAATCGGCGAAGCTTTCCGCAGAGGAGACGTTCTCCTAGCAAGAGATCTTCTTTCGTACGAGAATGAATTCGAAAGATCTTCGTCCGAGTATTGTGTATGGGCGGCTTGCGTCTATCTGTCAATGAACGCTTATGACAGCAGTTTGTTCTGGGCGAAGAAGATCTCAGACAAGAGCATTTTGGCCGTCGAAATTTCGGGACCTCTTTTCAGATACGACAACACTTTCAGAGGTCAATACGCGGATTTTGCCGAAGCTGTAGAGGCTTTCGAAAGAAGAGACTACAAAATAGCGGTGGATAGATTTATACGAATCAGCGCTTCCGGAGGCGTACCGATTTGTATAGAAGATTATGCGG
It contains:
- a CDS encoding SpoIID/LytB domain-containing protein, which translates into the protein MGGDSEMIKNNLIRIKVAGPRDSVKISFPGNDGHRFSGDCEFRNSREKILMKERIFSSPLRIESCFSVVRGIKVGESFHWEHEEDHAFRGTLELVSSSRGITVINEIPLEYYIASVVGSEMKSRCPAEFLKVQAIVARSSAFSMSKSLHAGENFNLCADDHCQDYRGVLRETDKILSAVSHTAGKFLIYGDEIADCRFSKMCGGVTVKFQDAWGGDRAHSYMPEKWDSIEENPECKSLRHYVEGSFPGILCAPSSSDLKEFSYASEYFRWEKKIGKEEVSENLALAGHSIGRVISAVPLEVTPSFRVIKVKFKGERGECFVSGELNVRKIFSHSTLPSASFYLTDEGDNWICRGAGWGHGVGMCQIGAMNLAAKGFDHKFILRHYFPGCRILKIYESVDLSRFSWAEKRPCYEMANCYELHRCPHGDKGDGPENCRGNPSELKKES